The following are from one region of the Coffea eugenioides isolate CCC68of chromosome 2, Ceug_1.0, whole genome shotgun sequence genome:
- the LOC113763038 gene encoding pentatricopeptide repeat-containing protein At4g25270, chloroplastic — MLEIGIILLQQPSLYKLSACRPLSSSSNKKTSKKQKLRQNYPPRARTKLRFPAPNPTPLLAKNYPRTKLQALEFVINEIESSIDKGIEVNDTHIFASLLETCFDLHAFDHALRIRRLIPDKLLRKNAGISSKLIRLCALNGHLDEAHHLFDQMPKRHESAFPWNSLIAGYAEKGLHEDALALYFQMVEEGLEPDRHTFPRVLKACGGIGLIQVGEEVHRHVIRYGFGNDGFALNALVDMYAKCGDIVKARKVFDRIVDKDLVSWNSMLSGYVRHELIMEALDIFVSMVREGLELDSVTLSALISSVSSWRLGTQIHGWVLRHGIEWDLSTANSLIAFYSNCNKLEEARWLFEHMPEKDLISWNSIISAHSRDAEALFYFEQMVEANASPDAITFVSLLSACAHMGLVEDGQRLFRMMRNDYGVRPIMEHYACMVNLYGRAGLIDEAYDFIVNRMDTEAGPTVWGALLYGCYLHGSVDLAEIAATALFELEPDNEHNFELLMKIYVSAGRFDDVQKVKAMMLERGLNL; from the coding sequence ATGCTGGAAATCGGCATAATCCTCCTCCAACAACCGTCTCTTTACAAACTCTCTGCATGTCGCCCGCTCTCTTCCTCGTCAAATAAGAAAACCAGTAAGAAACAGAAGCTAAGACAAAATTATCCTCCTCGAGCAAGAACCAAACTCCGATTCCCAGCACCAAATCCCACTCCACTTTTAGCCAAGAACTACCCCCGTACGAAACTCCAAGCCCTCGAGTTTGTCATTAACGAAATAGAATCCTCAATAGACAAGGGCATTGAAGTTAATGATACCCATATCTTCGCTTCGCTTTTGGAAACTTGCTTTGACTTACATGCCTTTGATCATGCTCTTCGAATCCGCCGACTTATACCTGATAAACTTCTGCGCAAAAATGCGGGCATTTCGTCAAAGCTCATCAGATTATGTGCTCTCAACGGGCACTTGGACGAAGCTCACCACCTGTTCGATCAAATGCCTAAGCGTCATGAATCGGCTTTTCCATGGAATTCACTGATAGCCGGCTATGCCGAAAAGGGTTTGCACGAAGATGCACTGGCATTGTACTTTCAGATGGTTGAAGAGGGCTTGGAGCCTGATCGGCACACGTTTCCTCGCGTGCTGAAAGCTTGCGGAGGCATTGGGTTGATCCAAGTTGGCGAGGAAGTTCATCGCCATGTAATCCGTTATGGGTTTGGGAATGATGGCTTTGCCCTTAATGCACTAGTCGATATGTATGCTAAATGTGGCGACATTGTTAAGGCTCGAAAAGTCTTCGACAGAATCGTGGATAAGGACTTAGTTTCCTGGAATTCAATGCTAAGTGGATACGTTCGACATGAGCTTATAATGGAGGCACTTGATATATTTGTGTCGATGGTGCGCGAGGGGCTTGAACTCGACTCGGTTACTTTGTCAGCACTTATTTCAAGCGTGTCATCCTGGAGACTTGGAACTCAAATTCACGGATGGGTTCTTCGTCATGGAATCGAATGGGATTTATCTACAGCCAACTCTTTGATTGCTTTTTACTCCAATTGCAATAAGCTGGAGGAAGCGCGGTGGTTGTTTGAACACATGCCTGAGAAGGATTTAATTTCTTGGAACTCAATAATTTCTGCTCATAGTAGAGATGCCGAAGCTTTATTTTACTTTGAGCAAATGGTAGAAGCTAATGCCTCACCAGACGCTATCACATTTGTGTCTTTGTTGTCCGCTTGTGCTCATATGGGTTTGGTAGAAGACGGACAGAGGCTTTTTAGGATGATGAGGAATGACTACGGAGTCAGGCCAATTATGGAGCACTATGCATGCATGGTTAATCTTTATGGAAGGGCGGGACTCATTGATGAAGCTTATGACTTTATCGTGAATAGAATGGATACTGAGGCCGGTCCAACTGTTTGGGGAGCATTGCTCTATGGTTGCTACCTTCATGGAAGCGTTGACTTGGCTGAGATTGCTGCGACAGCATTGTTTGAGTTGGAGCCAGATAATGAGCATAATTTTGAGCTTTTGATGAAGATTTATGTGAGTGCAGGACGGTTTGATGATGTTCAAAAAGTTAAAGCAATGATGTTAGAAAGAGGATTGAATTTGTAG
- the LOC113759231 gene encoding 21 kDa protein-like codes for MAYPILPLLILSLSLSWIPAKSDAAAAATSFIRAKCRTTTYPSLCVESLSTFAATIQRSPNQLAQTALSVSLDRAQSTRAFVAKLSKFRGLQGREYAALRDCLEQMADSVDRLSNSVQEIKNLGRSRGPELFWHISNAQTWVSAALTDDSTCADGFAGQTLNGRVKSSIKTRMTNVAQVTSNALALINQMAGGNY; via the coding sequence ATGGCTTACCCAATACTGCCTTTACTAATTTTGAGTCTGTCCCTCTCGTGGATTCCGGccaagtcagatgccgcggCCGCAGCCACCAGTTTCATCCGGGCCAAATGCAGAACCACTACCTATCCATCCCTGTGTGTCGAATCCCTTTCGACTTTCGCCGCGACCATTCAGAGGAGCCCGAACCAGTTGGCCCAAACGGCTCTGTCCGTGAGCCTGGACAGGGCTCAGTCCACTAGAGCATTCGTGGCTAAGCTCTCCAAATTCAGAGGGCTGCAAGGTAGAGAGTATGCAGCTCTGAGGGACTGCTTAGAACAGATGGCCGACAGCGTGGACCGGCTCAGCAACTCCGTCCAGGAGATCAAGAACTTGGGTAGGTCCCGGGGGCCGGAGCTATTCTGGCACATCAGCAACGCACAAACTTGGGTGAGTGCTGCGCTCACTGACGACAGCACCTGTGCGGATGGGTTTGCCGGCCAGACCTTGAATGGAAGGGTTAAGTCTTCCATTAAAACCAGAATGACCAATGTTGCACAGGTGACCAGCAATGCCCTGGCATTGATCAACCAAATGGCTGGTGGAAACTACTAG
- the LOC113754891 gene encoding pectinesterase inhibitor 4-like: MEKNYNLTKKFLCTFLALVSSISLVQPTSAATTPSAYTNFVKTRCSTTTYPTVCIRTLYPYASYVQTNPLKLCKTALSVAIQGASNTTAKVSKLASRKGSYSRMEAAALKDCMYDVKDAISELKQALSAMTRLGGADQQFQWANAKTWGSAAITDLESCLDGFTGRKISPSLRANIKSFVLPPQRLISNALYLINHLY; the protein is encoded by the coding sequence ATGGAGAAGAATTACAACCTAACAAAAAAGTTCTTGTGCACTTTTCTCGCCCTCGTTTCCTCCATTTCCTTGGTGCAACCAACTTCAGCTGCCACAACCCCATCAGCCTACACGAACTTCGTGAAAACCAGATGCAGCACCACGACCTATCCAACAGTTTGCATCAGAACCCTTTATCCCTACGCCTCTTACGTCCAAACCAACCCCTTAAAGCTCTGTAAGACGGCCCTCAGCGTAGCCATACAAGGCGCCAGCAACACAACCGCCAAGGTTTCAAAGCTGGCCTCTCGGAAAGGGTCCTATTCGCGCATGGAAGCCGCAGCCCTCAAAGACTGCATGTATGATGTGAAAGATGCGATTTCTGAGCTCAAGCAGGCTCTTAGTGCAATGACACGTCTTGGAGGTGCCGACCAGCAGTTCCAATGGGCTAATGCCAAGACTTGGGGTAGCGCTGCCATAACGGATCTGGAGTCATGCCTGGATGGATTTACTGGGAGAAAAATTAGTCCTTCCCTCAGGGCAAATATCAAAAGTTTCGTATTACCTCCACAAAGGCTTATAAGCAATGCTCTATACCTAATCAACCACCTTTACTAG
- the LOC113760550 gene encoding 21 kDa protein: protein MAGCSSNSNHLVGILLIFLSLTRFSTTASAARALSGVTTNTEFIRTSCSTTTYPELCYASLSNQATIIRSDPELLAHAALSVSLDTAKSTSSMMVKLSQSHGMTPREVGAMRDCVEELGDSVDELKKSMGEMPQLRGPNFVLAVNDVQTWVSAALTDEDTCMDGFAGKVMNGNTKIAVRNQIVNVAHMTSNALALINSYASLHS from the coding sequence ATGGCAGGCTGCTCTTCTAATTCTAATCATTTGGTCGGAATTCTTCTCATTTTCCTCAGCCTCACTCGCTTCTCTACCACCGCCTCAGCAGCCAGAGCTTTGTCTGGAGTCACTACTAACACCGAATTCATCAGAACATCTTGCAGCACGACGACTTATCCTGAGCTCTGCTATGCCTCTCTCTCAAATCAGGCAACTATCATTCGGTCCGACCCTGAACTTCTAGCTCACGCCGCTCTCTCCGTCAGCCTTGACACCGCAAAATCAACCTCTTCCATGATGGTAAAGCTGTCCCAAAGTCACGGCATGACACCCCGAGAAGTCGGGGCAATGCGTGATTGTGTGGAGGAATTAGGCGACTCGGTGGATGAGCTGAAAAAATCAATGGGAGAGATGCCGCAGCTCAGAGGCCCCAACTTTGTCCTCGCCGTGAATGATGTACAAACGTGGGTTAGCGCTGCCTTGACAGATGAGGATACGTGCATGGACGGATTTGCCGGAAAAGTCATGAATGGCAACACCAAAATCGCTGTGAGGAATCAAATAGTAAACGTTGCACACATGACTAGTAACGCCTTGGCTTTGATTAATAGTTATGCTTCCCTCCACAGCTAG
- the LOC113760551 gene encoding 21 kDa protein-like, whose translation MEGSSSTHLATILLICLSLTHFSTTATAARALSGATNTEFIRTSCSTTTYPKLCYATLSNHATIIRSDPKLLAHAALSASLDSAKSTSSMMAKLSQSHGMTPRQGGAMRDCVEELRESVDELKNSLDEMPQLRGSNFALTMNDIQTWVSAALTDDDTCMEGFAGKAMNGNNKIAVRDQIVNVAHVTSNALALINSYAALHR comes from the coding sequence ATGGAAGGCTCTTCTTCTACTCATTTGGCCACAATTCTTCTCATTTGCCTCAGCCTGACTCACTTCTCTACCACCGCCACAGCAGCCAGAGCTTTATCTGGAGCCACTAACACCGAATTCATCAGAACATCTTGCAGCACAACTACCTACCCTAAACTCTGTTACGCCACTCTCTCAAATCACGCAACTATCATTCGATCCGACCCTAAACTTCTAGCTCACGCGGCTCTCTCCGCGAGCCTTGACTCCGCCAAATCAACCTCTTCCATGATGGCAAAGCTGTCCCAAAGTCATGGCATGACACCCCGACAAGGCGGGGCAATGCGTGACTGTGTGGAGGAATTACGTGAGTCGGTGGATGAGCTGAAAAACTCATTGGATGAGATGCCACAGCTCAGGGGCTCAAACTTTGCCCTCACCATGAATGATATACAAACGTGGGTTAGCGCTGCTTTGACAGATGACGATACGTGCATGGAGGGTTTTGCCGGAAAAGCCATGAATGGCAACAACAAAATCGCTGTGAGGGATCAAATAGTGAATGTTGCACACGTGACTAGTAACGCCTTGGCTCTGATAAATAGCTATGCTGCCCTCCACAGGTAG